A part of Liolophura sinensis isolate JHLJ2023 chromosome 1, CUHK_Ljap_v2, whole genome shotgun sequence genomic DNA contains:
- the LOC135480509 gene encoding beta-1,3-galactosyltransferase 5-like, with protein MATCRLVRGNVFLFCSFLLLACLLWPIVVHINNKRLSPVTKFSTKDSLSGQKSKLVNYRPVNFSEYIDSLRHDITQHQALDPYFIPRNHKVNSYDYSFLIDGRNICQRESPFLLVVVPSVFDHQENRMVIRETWGSVVRTGMWADGTPLPLIKLIFLFGQRHDPSLFSTLKEENLQYGDIVLANFVDSYRNLTIKSMAALYWTTRFCPDAKYLLKNDEDTIVNLPRLVELLKDKVPNSIIGHKGHVLSVTRDGYIEKWIVSKEEYPPDKYPPYILGNFYAIPKDLIPKLFHVSQYIPYLSMEDVFITGVVRVTIDAGLQGVDSCLGQCDFNITKVAYTVGSLRIREAWENFS; from the coding sequence ATGGCTACTTGTCGTCTCGTTCGAGGAaatgtgtttctgttttgttcattcTTACTGTTGGCTTGCCTGCTATGGCCAATAGTGGTTCATATAAATAACAAGCGTTTATCACCTGTTACAAAGTTCAGCACAAAAGATTCTTTGTCTGGTCAAAAATCAAAGTTAGTAAATTATCGGCCAGTAAATTTCTCAGAGTATATAGACAGCCTTCGTCACGACATTACCCAACACCAGGCTCTGGATCCTTACTTCATTCCCAGAAATCACAAAGTCAACTCTTATGACTACTCATTTCTGATTGATGGCCGAAATATATGTCAACGGGAATCCCCTTTTCTACTGGTTGTCGTACCATCTGTGTTTGACCACCAAGAGAACCGCATGGTTATTCGAGAGACTTGGGGAAGTGTAGTGAGAACGGGTATGTGGGCTGACGGGACACCGCTACCACTGATAAAACTCATCTTCTTATTTGGACAAAGACACGACCCAAGCTTGTTCTCCACACTAAAGGAAGAAAACTTGCAGTATGGAGACATTGTATTAGCCAATTTTGTTGACAGTTACAGAAACCTAACCATCAAATCCATGGCAGCTTTGTACTGGACCACCCGATTCTGTCCTGACGCTAAATATCTTCTGAAGAACGACGAAGACACCATTGTCAATCTGCCGCGGCTTGTCGAATTATTGAAAGATAAAGTTCCAAACTCCATTATTGGTCACAAAGGTCATGTACTTAGTGTAACCAGAGATGGATATATAGAAAAATGGATAGTTTCAAAAGAAGAATATCCACCTgacaaatatccaccatacattCTAGGAAACTTTTACGCCATTCCCAAAGATTTGATACCAAAGTTATTCCACGTGTCTCAGTACATTCCTTATCTATCAATGGAGGACGTGTTTATTACTGGTGTTGTTCGGGTCACGATAGACGCTGGGCTTCAAGGCGTAGATTCCTGTCTTGGCCAATGTGACTTTAACATAACGAAGGTAGCTTATACAGTTGGAAGCTTAAGAATAAGAGAAGCTTGGGAGAACTTCTCCTAA